The bacterium genome contains the following window.
GACGGGCGTGTCGCCGCCATTTTGGCCGACTACTACGCCGTCGTGGGCCGAATCGTCGAAAAGCACGGCGGGGTGGTGGACAAGCTCATCGGCGACGGCGTCTTCGCCACCTTCAACGCCGTGGCCGAGTTGGAGGACCACCGGGGAATCGCCCGCCGGGCGGGGGAGGAGATAATCGCGGAAATTTCCGGTCTCATGGCCGGAGATAAGCCGCTCCGGGCCGCAGTTTACGCGGCGTCGGGTCCCGCCGAGGTCCGCACCTTCACCGCCGGCGGACACACCACGACCACCGTCGTCGGCCGGACGGTCAACCGCGCCGGCAAGGCGATGCGACGACCGCGCTACGGCGGGGTGACGGACGCCGACCTCGAGTAACGGAAATTTACGATGAACCCCGCCCCGGCGGGGTCTCGTATTTGACGCCCGCGGCGGCCTGGGATAAGATAGCCCCATGCTCAACGGTTCCCCAGCGCCCGAGCCCTACAGCGTCAGCGCGCTGACCGCCCTGATAAAGGGCACCCTCGAGGAGCGCTACGCCGGGGTCTGGGTGGCCGGGGAGCTGACGGACGTAAAATTGGCCGCCAGCGGCCACCTCTACTTCCGCCTGAAGGACGAGGGGGCGGTGCTGGGGTGCGCCATGTTCCGCCCGCGACCCCAGCGGCTCGGCTTCGCCCCCGCGGACGGCCTCGAGGTGGTGGCACGGGGCGACGTCTCCGTTTACCCGCCCCGGGGGAGCTATCAGCTCATATGCGACGAGCTGGTCCTGCGCGGGCTGGGGGAGCTCCAGCGGGCCTTCGAGGAACTCAAGACGAGGCTGGCCGCCGAGGGGCTCTTCGCCGCCGAGGGAAAAAGACCTCTGCCTCGCCTGCCGAAGAGGGTGGGCGTGGTCACCAGCCGCGACGGGGCGGCCCTGCGCGACATCCTGCGCGTCCTGGCGCGCCGCCACGCCGGCCTGGACGTCGTCCTCCGGCACGCCCTGGTCCAGGGCGAGGGCGCCGGGGCGGAATTGGCCCGCGCCGTGGAGGAACTCGGCGCCTCGGGGCTGGTGGACGTGCTCATCGTGGGGCGGGGCGGCGGTTCCTACGAGGACCTCTTCTGCTTCAACGACGAGGGCCTTTGCCGGGCGATTCACGCCTGCCCGGTGCCGGTCATCTCCGCCGTGGGGCACGAGGTGGACGTGACGCTGGCGGACCTGGCGGCCGACGTGCGGGCGCCGACCCCCAGCGCCGCCGCCGAGATGGTCACCGCCGAGCGCGACGAGCTCCGGCGCCGCGTCGCCGTGGGACGCGGCTCCCTCCGACGCATCGCCGCGGATCTGCTGAAGCTCGAACGTCAGCGGCTGGAACATTTTCGTAAAACTTTTTCGGTGGAGCGGCTCGCCGGTTACCTGAACCTCCGCCGCCAGCGGGTGGACGGCCTGGGCGAGCGCCTGCGGCACGCCTCCCTTTCGGCTGTGGAGGCGGGTAAGTCTCGGTTCGCGCGGGTCCGGCTGGCCATGTTGCGGGCCCACGCGGTCCCCCGTCTGCGCGAGAGGGCTTTGGCGGGCCTCGTCCGCCGGTTGAGCCTCTCCGCTTCCGGCGGGATATACTCACACCGGGTGCGCCTGAGCTCGGGGACGGGTCGTCTGGTCGCCCTCGATCCACGCGCCGTCATCGGGCGGGGCTACGGCCATCTCACCCGTAAGGGCGCGCCCGTGCGCTCCATAGAGGAACTGCACCCGTCCGACGAACTGGGCGTGACCGTCCGCGACGGGACGGCGCTCACCGTGGTCAGGAGGATACTTGGAGAAGAAAATGACCTTCGAGGAGGCGATGGAGAGGCTGGAGGCCATCGTCGCCGAGCTCGAGGGCGGGGTGTACCCCCTGGACAGACTGATCTCCCTCTTTGAGGAAGGCATGGGGTTGGCGAAGCTCTGCCAGTCCCAGCTCGACGCAACCGAACGGCGACTCACCGAGTTGGTCAAGGGCGACGACGGCTCCCCCGCCGAGCGCCCCCTCGACCTGCCCGACGTGGAAGGATAATCTTGACTGTACAGCTCAAGGCTTACCTGGAACAGAAACGGGTCTTCGTGGACGGCGAGCTGGCGAGGCTCCTGCCGCACAGGGGGGCCTATCCGCCGGACGTCCACGAGGCGCTGCACTACGCCGTCTTTTCCGGCGGCAAGCGCCTGCGGGCGATTCTGGTCCTGGCCACCGCCGAGGCCGTCGCCGGCGACCTGCCCGACGGGGCCTCCGAGGCGGCCTGCGCCGTGGAGTGTGTCCACAACTACTCCCTGGTCCACGACGACCTGCCCTGCATGGACGCGGACGAGCTCAGGCGGGGCCGACCCTCGGTGTGGAAGAAGTACGGGGAGGCGGTGGCCGTCCTGACCGGGGATGCGCTTCTGACCGTGGCGTTCCAGATTCTCGCCCTGGGAGCCACCCGGGAGATCGAGCTCTCCGACCGCCTGCTCCTCTGTTCCCAGGAACTGGCCGTGGCCTCGGGCACCTTCGGGATGATCGGCGGCCAGGCGGCGGACGTGGCCAACGAGGGCAAGGACATAGACGCCACCATGCTGAACTACGTCCACACCCTGAAGACCGGAGCCCTGATCCGCTGCGCCTGCCGGATGGGGGCGATTCTCGCCCGGGCCGACGACACCCGGCTCATGGCGGCCACG
Protein-coding sequences here:
- the xseA gene encoding exodeoxyribonuclease VII large subunit, whose amino-acid sequence is MLNGSPAPEPYSVSALTALIKGTLEERYAGVWVAGELTDVKLAASGHLYFRLKDEGAVLGCAMFRPRPQRLGFAPADGLEVVARGDVSVYPPRGSYQLICDELVLRGLGELQRAFEELKTRLAAEGLFAAEGKRPLPRLPKRVGVVTSRDGAALRDILRVLARRHAGLDVVLRHALVQGEGAGAELARAVEELGASGLVDVLIVGRGGGSYEDLFCFNDEGLCRAIHACPVPVISAVGHEVDVTLADLAADVRAPTPSAAAEMVTAERDELRRRVAVGRGSLRRIAADLLKLERQRLEHFRKTFSVERLAGYLNLRRQRVDGLGERLRHASLSAVEAGKSRFARVRLAMLRAHAVPRLRERALAGLVRRLSLSASGGIYSHRVRLSSGTGRLVALDPRAVIGRGYGHLTRKGAPVRSIEELHPSDELGVTVRDGTALTVVRRILGEENDLRGGDGEAGGHRRRARGRGVPPGQTDLPL
- the xseB gene encoding exodeoxyribonuclease VII small subunit; translation: MERLEAIVAELEGGVYPLDRLISLFEEGMGLAKLCQSQLDATERRLTELVKGDDGSPAERPLDLPDVEG
- a CDS encoding farnesyl diphosphate synthase, with translation MTVQLKAYLEQKRVFVDGELARLLPHRGAYPPDVHEALHYAVFSGGKRLRAILVLATAEAVAGDLPDGASEAACAVECVHNYSLVHDDLPCMDADELRRGRPSVWKKYGEAVAVLTGDALLTVAFQILALGATREIELSDRLLLCSQELAVASGTFGMIGGQAADVANEGKDIDATMLNYVHTLKTGALIRCACRMGAILARADDTRLMAATRYGEYLGMAFQIADDLLNVTGDEAKLGKSVGSDEKRGKNTFPKIHGVEKSRKMAKFHADSAVEEARRLPRPEILAELAGFVVERDH